The following are encoded in a window of Candidatus Obscuribacterales bacterium genomic DNA:
- a CDS encoding PAS domain S-box protein: MDKKTAAAFNETQRIAHVGSWEFDLTTQVVTWSEELYRIYEADPQSPVPRPDLTIQQIHPDDRDRFQQEVVEAAIALRPFDTDVRIITQTGRVRYVHTKGQPICNQEGEVVRLAGIAADITERKLVELALQESEERFQEIANTIPQMFFVRALNPDRYTYISPAYERIWGRSRQVLQDNPNDWIEAIHPDDRDQVTASVAAQWQGQSVHREYRIVRPDGGIRWISAIVSLICDEAGQPLRVVGLADDITDRKQAELALQASEARLQLITDSIPGCISYVDASQRYQFVNHTYEEWFGCRKEDILGRTVEEVLGAQAYRQVRHHIEQVLAGTTVTYEADMSYQGGQGRYISGVLVPDRDREGQVRGYYALITDISDRKLAEAALRESEARFQTLVTNMPGMIYRYLPQAGTLGQFTYASSGADELFEVPPEQVVQDANTIWSLIHPEDLPSLNASVDQAVQHSASWHWEGRLVTPSGRLKWIQGKSRPCQTPEGLAWDGLLTDISDRKQAELALQASEAHYLSILQDQTELIKRSRTDGTLTFVNDALCRYYGLSREEILNHHYENRIYPEDQPIVDRCLASLSPDHPVSVVEHRVLVNGQARWMQWTNRAIYDDQGQLVELQAVGRDIHDRKQAEIALEQAREAAEAANQAKSTFIANTSHELRSPLNAILGFARLLQRNPNLSAEEANYAAIIEQSGDHLLSVINQVLDLARVESNTMVLETSTVDVWELLTDLQRLFILRTTEKGLLFFLERSPAVPQWVDTDEMKLRQVLINLIDNAIKFTEAGQITVFIDSFTDPSFHLCIHVIDTGCGMTPADQAILFDAFSQGEAGRKSRMGTGLGLTISHEFARLMGGRLTVESQVGQGSCFCLTIPVQPASPAAEPEAIAFRTILGLEPGQPHYRILVVDDNPINRVLLLQYLSCLEPELQEARHGEEAVQIWQAWQPHVIFMDLRMPVLDGYGATRRIRHLEQEQAESDRTIIIGISATGIEHHQHLTQVSGCNAFLPKPFTEASLFGVLQQHLPLRYRYSEQPSLRERQWMPDQLIAFLRQLDPAVLLDLDHALMLGDVATIRQAVDAIQPDQPDLAQALGQMVEQFDYETLLNFVQDAKTRKPKS; this comes from the coding sequence ATGGACAAAAAAACAGCAGCAGCGTTCAACGAGACCCAGCGCATTGCCCATGTAGGTAGCTGGGAGTTTGATCTCACGACCCAGGTTGTAACGTGGTCGGAGGAGCTGTACCGCATCTATGAAGCCGATCCCCAGTCGCCTGTTCCTCGCCCTGATCTGACTATTCAACAGATTCACCCCGACGATCGCGATCGCTTTCAGCAAGAAGTGGTTGAGGCAGCGATCGCCCTTCGGCCCTTTGATACCGATGTGCGAATCATCACGCAAACCGGCAGGGTTCGCTATGTTCATACTAAAGGGCAACCCATTTGCAACCAGGAAGGAGAAGTGGTGCGGCTAGCGGGCATTGCGGCCGATATCACCGAGCGCAAGCTGGTGGAACTGGCGCTGCAGGAAAGCGAAGAACGATTTCAGGAAATTGCCAACACCATTCCCCAAATGTTCTTTGTGCGCGCGCTCAACCCCGATCGCTACACCTACATTAGCCCCGCCTACGAAAGAATTTGGGGGCGATCGCGACAGGTGCTTCAAGACAACCCCAATGATTGGATCGAGGCCATTCATCCCGACGATCGCGATCAGGTAACCGCCTCTGTGGCCGCACAATGGCAGGGGCAATCGGTTCATCGCGAATACCGCATTGTCCGCCCAGATGGTGGCATTCGTTGGATTTCTGCCATCGTTTCTTTAATCTGCGATGAGGCTGGGCAGCCGCTGCGGGTGGTTGGCTTGGCAGATGATATCACCGATCGCAAGCAGGCAGAACTAGCGCTGCAGGCCAGTGAAGCCCGTCTGCAACTGATTACCGATTCCATTCCTGGCTGTATTTCCTATGTTGATGCCTCGCAACGCTATCAATTTGTGAATCACACCTACGAAGAATGGTTTGGCTGTCGGAAGGAAGATATCCTAGGGCGCACGGTTGAAGAGGTGCTTGGCGCTCAGGCCTACCGTCAGGTGCGGCACCATATTGAGCAGGTCTTGGCAGGAACCACGGTGACCTATGAAGCCGACATGTCCTACCAAGGTGGCCAAGGTCGCTATATTTCTGGGGTCTTAGTTCCTGATCGGGATCGCGAGGGTCAGGTACGAGGCTACTATGCTCTGATCACCGACATCAGCGATCGCAAGCTGGCCGAGGCAGCCCTGCGGGAGAGTGAGGCTCGTTTTCAAACCCTGGTGACCAATATGCCTGGCATGATCTACCGATATCTGCCGCAAGCGGGTACCTTGGGGCAATTTACCTACGCCAGTTCAGGCGCGGATGAGCTGTTTGAAGTACCTCCCGAGCAAGTCGTTCAAGATGCCAACACTATCTGGAGTCTCATTCATCCTGAGGATTTACCGTCCTTAAATGCTTCCGTTGACCAAGCCGTTCAGCATAGTGCCTCCTGGCATTGGGAAGGGAGACTGGTGACGCCGTCCGGTCGCTTGAAATGGATTCAAGGAAAATCCCGGCCATGCCAAACTCCGGAAGGTCTTGCATGGGATGGACTTCTCACCGATATTAGCGATCGCAAACAGGCAGAACTAGCACTGCAGGCCAGTGAAGCCCACTACTTGTCTATTTTGCAAGACCAAACGGAGCTGATTAAACGATCTCGCACCGATGGCACGCTGACGTTTGTGAATGACGCCCTGTGTCGTTATTACGGACTCTCTCGGGAGGAAATCCTCAACCACCACTACGAAAACAGGATCTATCCCGAGGATCAGCCGATCGTCGATCGCTGTTTAGCGTCTCTCTCACCCGACCACCCCGTGAGCGTGGTAGAACATCGCGTCTTGGTCAACGGACAAGCCCGGTGGATGCAATGGACAAATCGGGCGATTTATGATGATCAGGGGCAGCTTGTGGAACTCCAAGCAGTGGGCCGCGATATTCACGATCGCAAACAGGCTGAGATAGCCCTAGAGCAAGCCCGGGAAGCTGCCGAGGCCGCCAATCAGGCCAAGAGTACCTTTATCGCCAACACTAGTCATGAATTGCGATCGCCCCTGAATGCCATTCTGGGATTTGCCCGCCTGCTCCAACGCAACCCCAATCTGTCGGCAGAGGAAGCCAACTACGCCGCCATCATTGAGCAGAGCGGCGACCATTTGCTCAGCGTGATTAATCAAGTGTTGGATCTGGCCCGCGTAGAATCCAACACCATGGTGTTAGAAACCAGCACCGTGGATGTGTGGGAGTTGCTGACGGATCTGCAACGCCTGTTCATTCTGCGAACCACTGAAAAGGGACTGCTCTTTTTTCTAGAGCGATCGCCTGCGGTACCCCAGTGGGTCGATACAGACGAGATGAAGCTACGGCAAGTGTTGATCAATTTGATCGACAACGCCATTAAGTTCACCGAAGCAGGACAGATTACCGTCTTCATCGACAGTTTCACCGATCCCAGCTTCCATCTGTGTATCCACGTCATCGATACTGGCTGTGGCATGACGCCCGCAGATCAAGCCATATTGTTTGATGCCTTTAGCCAAGGAGAAGCTGGACGGAAGAGTCGCATGGGCACAGGGTTGGGGCTCACGATCAGCCACGAATTTGCGCGCCTGATGGGGGGAAGGCTCACCGTGGAGAGTCAGGTAGGGCAAGGCAGTTGCTTCTGTCTAACAATCCCCGTGCAGCCGGCCTCACCCGCCGCTGAGCCGGAAGCGATCGCCTTCCGAACCATCCTAGGTTTAGAGCCAGGGCAGCCGCACTATCGCATTTTGGTAGTGGACGATAATCCGATCAATCGTGTCCTGCTGCTGCAGTACCTCAGTTGCCTAGAGCCAGAGCTGCAAGAGGCCAGGCATGGTGAAGAGGCCGTACAGATCTGGCAAGCATGGCAACCCCATGTAATTTTTATGGATTTAAGGATGCCGGTGCTAGACGGCTATGGTGCAACCCGCCGCATTCGCCACCTAGAGCAGGAACAAGCCGAAAGCGATCGCACTATCATCATTGGCATTTCAGCGACGGGCATTGAACATCACCAACACCTAACCCAGGTCTCGGGGTGTAATGCCTTCTTGCCCAAACCTTTTACCGAAGCCAGTTTATTTGGCGTCCTGCAGCAGCATCTGCCGCTCCGCTATCGCTACAGTGAGCAACCCAGCCTCAGGGAACGTCAGTGGATGCCAGATCAACTGATCGCGTTTCTTCGTCAACTTGATCCGGCAGTCTTACTGGATTTAGACCACGCCTTAATGTTGGGTGATGTTGCGACCATTCGTCAGGCTGTAGACGCCATCCAACCTGACCAACCTGACCTCGCCCAAGCCTTGGGTCAGATGGTGGAGCAGTTTGATTATGAAACGTTGCTAAATTTTGTCCAGGATGCCAAAACTAGAAAGCCTAAGAGCTGA
- a CDS encoding transglutaminase-like domain-containing protein, whose translation MISNLKARQLFWGEVQQPPSQINIAKAALYIAQEEYPHLAVEVYLDQLDAMALAISDRLPLEPYPLRLIQAINQYLYDDLGYTGNTENYYDPKNSYLNQVLDRRTGIPITLSLVYLELAQRLEFPMVGIGLPGHFLIRPMVNEMEVFVDPFHGGEILFQQDCQARLDQIYGRSVPWQSAYTDAIDTHRFLARLLTNLKYIHLHHNEWLKALADIERIILLCPDALQETRDRGLLYYQLGQWADASRDLQTYLDAAPMAQDAPVVRQLLQRMDQP comes from the coding sequence ATGATTTCGAACCTAAAAGCACGACAACTCTTTTGGGGCGAAGTGCAGCAACCGCCATCGCAGATCAATATCGCCAAGGCAGCGCTGTATATTGCCCAAGAAGAATATCCCCATCTTGCCGTCGAGGTCTACCTGGATCAGCTCGATGCCATGGCCCTGGCCATTAGCGATCGCCTGCCGCTGGAACCCTATCCCCTGCGGTTGATTCAAGCCATCAACCAATATCTCTACGATGACTTGGGATATACCGGCAATACCGAGAATTACTACGATCCCAAAAATAGCTACCTCAACCAGGTGCTCGATCGCCGCACCGGCATTCCCATCACCCTTTCCTTGGTGTATCTAGAATTGGCCCAGCGGCTAGAGTTTCCCATGGTGGGCATTGGTTTACCGGGGCATTTCCTGATTCGCCCCATGGTGAACGAGATGGAGGTTTTTGTGGATCCCTTCCATGGCGGAGAGATTTTATTTCAGCAAGACTGCCAAGCCCGCCTCGATCAAATTTATGGCCGCTCTGTGCCATGGCAATCCGCCTACACAGATGCCATTGATACCCATCGTTTCCTGGCCCGCCTGTTGACCAACCTGAAATATATCCATCTCCACCACAACGAATGGCTGAAAGCCCTAGCGGATATTGAGCGGATCATCCTGCTCTGCCCAGATGCCCTGCAGGAAACCCGCGATCGCGGCCTGCTCTATTACCAACTGGGCCAATGGGCCGATGCGAGCCGTGATCTGCAAACCTATCTCGATGCTGCTCCCATGGCTCAGGATGCTCCAGTAGTGCGGCAACTGCTCCAGCGGATGGATCAGCCTTGA
- a CDS encoding cyclic nucleotide-binding domain-containing protein: MKKSLYILAELSDRDFEWLLTNGQHRHLTAGQMLIQEGESIDALYLILTGTFAVCVKALGNREVAHLSAGELVGEMSFVEDRPPSATVQALEDASVWAIPRLMLTAKLSQDVGFASHFYRALSILLSDRLRSTVTRLGGVPEQDGGLNDLPPNSKILDSLDIAQVRLAWLLNQLGGV; encoded by the coding sequence ATGAAAAAATCACTCTATATTCTGGCAGAACTCAGCGATCGCGACTTTGAATGGCTGCTCACCAACGGACAGCACCGCCACCTCACGGCCGGACAAATGCTGATCCAAGAAGGGGAGTCCATTGACGCCTTATATCTGATCTTGACCGGCACCTTTGCCGTCTGCGTCAAAGCGTTAGGTAACCGAGAAGTTGCCCATCTCTCGGCTGGAGAGTTGGTGGGCGAAATGTCATTTGTCGAAGATCGTCCTCCCTCCGCTACGGTACAGGCCTTAGAAGATGCCTCAGTTTGGGCCATCCCGCGCCTGATGCTCACCGCCAAGCTGTCCCAAGATGTGGGGTTTGCCTCCCATTTCTATCGAGCCCTCTCGATCCTGCTCTCCGATCGCCTGCGCAGCACCGTGACCCGTCTAGGAGGTGTGCCGGAGCAAGATGGTGGACTCAATGACCTTCCCCCTAATTCAAAGATTCTCGATAGTCTAGATATTGCCCAGGTTCGCTTAGCCTGGCTGCTCAATCAATTGGGGGGTGTATGA